Genomic window (Phacochoerus africanus isolate WHEZ1 chromosome 1, ROS_Pafr_v1, whole genome shotgun sequence):
GGTTCTGTCACGCCTCCAAGCTCCCATTGGATGAACTCCTATGGCCACGCCTCCTAGGGCTCCTATAGGCTCCCACTCCAGGCTCCTGTAGGAAGCAAACCTCTCCTTGGCGTTTCCGGCCCAAGGCTATGGCGCGTGCGCCCTGCTGCTGGCTGACGTCTAAGGAGTGGTCGGACCCAGACGCCTTCTCAGTGTTTGCACCTCTTGGACAGTAGGAGGCGCCAGAGATACGGGGTTCCTTTCCCTGGAGTGTGACTCCTCCCTGTCAGGGGCGGGTACCAGGGTGAACCAGTCTGGCACTAAATAaccgggcgggggggggagggataCAGGTAGCTCCGGGGTGAGAGAAGCAGTGACTGCACCTGGGCCCAAGGCCCGTAGACAACCGGTGGAGACATATTGCCTGCCTCAGGCCAGATGAGCAGCGCTAAGGGCGCACCAGACCCCTGGGCCTTGGCTGTGTCTGATCAAGTGTCCACCCATCCATGGGACAGGCTGCCCTCGTCCTGCCCAGCCTCTGACTCACCCGACCGGGGGCCAAATAGCTGGAATCCTACTCATCCCAAGTTCTTTCTCTGCTTCACTAAAGCTTACAGAGGGTTGCTAGGACCAGCACTGTCTGGGAGGTACCCACCCAGTGGCAGCCACCTTTCCCAGGTCCCTGCTTCTCTTAGGTGAGTGCCCTAtggccctgcccacagccttccccagggcagggcagggcaggttaAATGTGACTGGCTCTTGCTCTCTGGCAGTTCGAACCCATGGTCCAGCACTGACTGGTACCTCAGAACTCTTGAGCCTGCTGGGGAGGGTTTCTGCACCACTACGTTCCAAGCTCTGGAGGGACAGATCTGGCCTCAGGAGTGCTGCCCCCAGGAGCCACTGCCCACTCTCCTCCATAGCTGGATGACTCAGCCCAGCAACCCTGCCAGGCCCAAGTTAGCTGAGAGGGGGGAGGAACAgagtgctgggggaggagggggggaggagcCCAAAGGTTGGAGTGGGGAGATTCTTGTTTCACTTTCCTTTCACCTCAGGACACACGGGAGAGCTAGAGAGGATGGAGAGCTCCTCTTCCTTGACCAGACTGCCCAGTCTGGTCACAGGACTGCCCTGGTCTCTGTGACTGGAAAAAGGGGCGTTTCTAGGGTGCAGAGAGCTGGTTTTGGTTGGATCTGGGAgtggggaaattgaggcacaggggGCGGGGGCAAGCAGTGGGAGGTCACCAAAGGGCAAACTCAGGGTGGGGCAAGCTGGTGCTATTCCAGCTAGGTGGGGTGCAAAGGCCGCAGAGGACTGAGGGCCCTCTCTGTGTCCCGGAATAGCCATGGCTCCAAAGCGCAAGCCTGGGGTGCAACGTGAGGGCCCtgagaagaagaaggggaggcagggggcagaAGAGGAGGACAGTTTCCGCTCCACTGCTGAGGCcctcagagctgcacccacagagAAGCTCATCATCCAAGTGGACCCCCTGTGCCCACTCAGCCACAACCCCGGGACCAAGGTAAGCTGTGGTTCCTGGCCAGTCCCGGCACCTCCTCTCTCCTGCGTACAAATATATTCAGACCTCTCCCCTCCTGCTTGGTTCTGGCCATGTAACTCAAGGCTCTGAAAGGCTATATCCCATCAGATCTAGATGGGTCATGTCTACTCTTCAGACCCCAGGGCAGGCCCTTGAGCTTCTCAAGCCTTCCGCTACCACACTAAGGCAATGTTCTTAGATAAGACGTCTTCTGACACCCCAGTGTAGTCTGACTCCTGTCAGCATGCAGCCAGGTACCCCATCCCACTCGAAGGTGACCTAAGCCAGCTTGACACCCCCACACACAACACCCTCTTGGGCCACAGGTGCATGAAGACTACGACTGCACCCTGAACCAGACCAACATCGGGAGTAACAACAACAAGTTCTACATCATCCAGCTGCTGGAAGAGGGTGACCGCTTCATCTGCTGGAACCGCTGGGGCCGTGTGGTGAGTGCCACCCGCCCAACCTGTGCCTGCCTCCTCCACACCTCTCCATGCTCAGTGCACACCCCTTGCCCCCTGGGGTCTCTACAGCTTACTCAGGCCCAAAGGCCACAGCTGCCCCCTCCCTACCTCTGTTGTCCACAGGGCCTGCACAACAGAGGCCAGCAAATACTGACGGTGGGCACTGGGGTGGGCACACCCCTGAAAGCTGTTACTTGCAGGGAGAGGTGGGCCAGTCGAAGCTCAGCCACTTCGTGTCACTGGAGGATGCAAAGAAAGACTTTGAGAAGAAATTTCGGGACAAGACTAAGAAcagctgggcagagagggaaTACTTTGTGGCCCACCCGGGCAAGTACACACTTATTGATGTACAGAGAGAGGACAAGGTCCAGGAAGCCGTGGTGAAGGTGAAGTggccagggagagagggagggcctGGGCCAAGGGTGGGGCTAAACAGCAAGACCCAGCTGATTGGGCTCTGCCACTGCCCAGCCATGCAGCCTCAGGCACAAGCCTCCCAGCTCTGGCCTCAGTCTGGCTAGTCTCTGTCAAATGCCAGGCCACGCTTCAGGTGCGGGTGCCCTGCCCAGCCGCTCCTGCCCACACGTGCCCTCTACCCCTAGGTAGACGGAGGCCCAGTGAggactgtggttcagcaggtgcagccctgctcCCTGGATGCAGCCACACAGAAGCTCATCACCAACATCTTCAGCAAGGACATGTTCAAGAATGCCATGACCCTCATGAACCTCGGTGAGGGGGGAGGGGCCAGGCAGGGTAGCAGGGGCCCAGGGGTGGCAGGGCTGTGTTTTGAATCTCTACATCCCTCTAGATGTGAAGAAGATGCCCTTGGGAAAGTTGAGCAAGCAGCAGATTGCCCGGGGCTTTGAGGCCTTGGAGGCGCTGGAGGTGGCCCTGAAAGCCCCTGCACACAGTGGCCTCAGCCTGGAGGAGCTGTCCTCCCACTTTTACACCGTCATTCCCCACAACTTTGGCCGCAACCGGCCTCTGCCCATCA
Coding sequences:
- the PARP3 gene encoding protein mono-ADP-ribosyltransferase PARP3 isoform X1, translated to MAPKRKPGVQREGPEKKKGRQGAEEEDSFRSTAEALRAAPTEKLIIQVDPLCPLSHNPGTKVHEDYDCTLNQTNIGSNNNKFYIIQLLEEGDRFICWNRWGRVGEVGQSKLSHFVSLEDAKKDFEKKFRDKTKNSWAEREYFVAHPGKYTLIDVQREDKVQEAVVKVDGGPVRTVVQQVQPCSLDAATQKLITNIFSKDMFKNAMTLMNLDVKKMPLGKLSKQQIARGFEALEALEVALKAPAHSGLSLEELSSHFYTVIPHNFGRNRPLPINSPELLQAKKDMLLVLADIELAQTLQAAPEETKKVEEVPHPLDRDYQLLKCQLQLLDPEAPEYKVIYTYLEQTGNNYRCPALQHVWKVNRGGEEDRFQAHSKLSNRKLLWHGTNVAVVAAILTSGLRIMPHSGGRVGKGIYFASENSKSAGYVTGMSCGNHHIGYMFLSEVALGKEHHITIDEPGLKHPPPGFDSVIARGRTEPDPSQDTELELDGQRVVVPQGRPMPCPEFSSSNFFQSEYLIYQESQCRLRYLLEIRL